A window from Canis aureus isolate CA01 chromosome 23, VMU_Caureus_v.1.0, whole genome shotgun sequence encodes these proteins:
- the LOC144295414 gene encoding olfactory receptor 51L1-like, translated as MVFFNSSTYRPFLLSGFPGLEDSHPVISILFCALYLVALMGNIIILVVIRVEQSLHAPMYFFLSMLAATDLGLCTATLPTLLQLFWFKVCEIDFDACLTQMFFIHVFSLMESGILLTMAFDRYVAISNPLRYTTILTESTITKIGVGLLLWAVAVILPGPFLIKRLSFCKANVLSHSYCLHPDIIKLSCSDHRINSIYGLIIILITFGADSVLILFSYLKILITVQGIASKEEQFKALNTCVSHICAVLLVYIPMLGVSIIHRFGKHVPPMVHIIMGYVYLLIPPVLNPVVYCVKTQGIRTRILGNLLKLQQRVL; from the coding sequence ATGGTCTTTTTCAATAGTAGTACCTACAGACCCTTTCTTCTGAGTGGTTTCCCTGGTCTGGAAGACTCACATCCagtgatttccattttgttttgtgcCCTCTACCTGGTTGCCCTAATGGGGAACATCATCATCCTGGTGGTTATTCGGGTGGAACAGTCACTTCATGCACCCATGTACTTTTTTCTCTCCATGCTGGCTGCTACTGACCTGGGACTCTGCACTGCCACCCTACCCACCCTGCTCCAGCTTTTCTGGTTTAAAGTTTGTGAAATAGACTTTGATGCCTGCCTCACCCAGATGTTCTTCATTCATGTGTTTTCCTTAATGGAGTCAGGCATCCTCCTCACCATGGCTtttgaccgctatgtggccatctccAACCCACTCAGGTACACTACTATTTTGACTGAGTCCACCATCACCAAGATAGGTGTGGGGCTTCTGCTATGGGCTGTGGCTGTCATCCTCCCAGGACCCTTTCTCATTAAACGACTCAGCTTTTGTAAGGCTAATGTGCTCTCCCACTCATACTGCCTACATCCAGATATCATTAAGCTCTCCTGTTCTGACCACCGAATAAATAGCATCTATGGCCTCATCATCATTCTCATCACCTTTGGAGCAGACTCTGTACTCATCCTCTTCTCTTATTTGAAGATTCTGATCACTGTTCAAGGCATTGCCTCCAAGGAAGAACAATTCAAGGCCCTTAACACTTGTGTGTCCCACATCTGTGCTGTGCTGCTGGTGTATATCCCTATGCTGGGGGTATCCATTATCCATCGCTTTGGGAAACATGTTCCACCCATGGTGCACATTATCATGGGTTATGTATACCTATTGATTCCTCCTGTTCTCAACCCTGTTGTATACTGTGTGAAAACCCAGGGGATACGCACCCGTATTCTGGGTAATCTACTGAAATTACAGCAGAGAGTACTTTAG
- the LOC144295159 gene encoding olfactory receptor 52Z1P-like yields the protein MHVKDLAHLSVRISNSTSAHFTAFLLTGVPGLEDFQIWISIPFSFMYLLAVIGNGLVMAVVAWDRNLHEPMYLFLAMLALNDVFLCTVTVPKMLLIFWQGPSPSTFPACLTQMFFVHALFLSESAVLLAMAFDRYVAICAPLHYATLLTGSLISKVGLALVARSVAVVTPGVLLILRLHFCRSNVIHHTYCENMGIAKLACNNISLNSIYGLTAALLTTGLDFVLISLSYCLILRTVFQLPSREARTKAFGTCGAHICVILIFYTLAFFSFFTHRFGNHIPRHVLILLANLYLLVPPTMNPIVYGVKTKEIRMRVLGLYHVGKILSTAPYI from the exons ATGCATGTAAAAG ACTTGGCTCACCTGTCTGTAAGAATATCCAACTCTACATCTGCTCACTTCACTGCCTTTCTGCtgactggagtcccaggattagaAGACTTCCAAATCTGGATCTCCATCCCCTTCAGCTTCATGTACCTTTTGGCTGTGATAGGCAATGGTCTGGTTATGGCAGTGGTGGCCTGGGACAGAAACCTCCATGAACCCATGTATCTCTTCCTGGCCATGTTGGCACTCAATGATGTTTTCCTTTGTACAGTCACAGTGCCCAAAATGCTTCTCATCTTCTGGCAGGGCCCTTCCCCATCAACGTTTCCTGCATGTCTCACACAGATGTTTTTTGTTCATGCTCTGTTCCTCTCTGAGTCTGCTGTTCTCTTGGCCATGGCTTTTGATCGCTATGTGGCTATCTGTGCACCACTCCATTATGCAACCCTACTTACCGGCTCTCTTATCAGCAAGGTAGGTCTGGCTCTGGTGGCTCGGAGTGTGGCTGTGGTCACCCCTGGTGTCCTCCTCATTCTCCGGTTGCATTTCTGCCGGAGCAATGTCATCCACCATACCTACTGTGAGAACATGGGCATTGCCAAGTTGGCCTGTAATAACATTTCCCTTAATAGCATTTATGGGCTCACTGCTGCACTCCTCACCACAGGGCTAGACTTTGTCCTCATCTCCCTGTCCTACTGTCTAATCCTGAGAACAGTCTTCCAACTACCTTCTAGAGAAGCCCGGACAAAGGCCTTTGGAACATGTGGAGCTCATATATGtgtcattttgatattttatactctagccttcttttccttctttacccATCGCTTTGGAAATCACATACCCAGGCATGTCCTTATCCTCCTGGCAAACCTCTACTTATTGGTGCCACCTACTATGAACCCTATTGTTTATGGAGTAAAGACAAAAGAGATAAGGATGCGTGTCTTGGGGCTCT ATCATGTGGGTAAAATACTTAGCACGGCACCTTACATATAG
- the LOC144294802 gene encoding olfactory receptor 51L1-like, with protein sequence MATLNSSNSLSSTFYLTGIPGYEEFHHWISIPFCLLYLVGIMGNCTILHIVRTDPRLHEPMYYFLAMLSLTDMGMSMPTMISLFRVLWSISREIQFNICVVQMFFIHTFSFTESSVLLAMAFDRYVAICHPLRYATILTPRLIIKIGLAALLRSAFAMIPLLARLAFFPFCHSHILSHSYCLHQDMIRLACADTMFNIIYGLILVIVLWGMDSLGIFVSYMYILHSILRIASREGRLKALNTCASHICVVLILYVPMIGLSIVHRFAKHSSPLIHIFMAHIYLLVPPVLNPIIYSVKTKQIRQGVLHLLFPTKISSTMM encoded by the coding sequence ATGGCAACCTTAAACTCCAGTAATAGCCTGTCCTCCACATTCTATCTCACAGGTATCCCTGGCTATGAGGAATTTCACCACTGGATATCCATTCCATTCTGTCTCCTCTACCTTGTTGGAATAATGGGTAACTGCACCATCCTGCATATTGTTCGGACAGACCCCAGGCTCCATGAGCCCATGTACTACTTCCTGGCCATGCTTTCCCTCACTGACATGGGCATGTCCATGCCCACAATGATATCACTCTTCAGGGTGTTGTGGTCCATTTCCCGGGAAATCCAGTTCAATATCTGTGTGGTCCAAATGTTTTTCATTCACACTTTCTCCTTCACTGAATCATCTGTGCTCTTGGCCATGGCCTTTGACCGCTATGTGGCTATCTGCCACCCTCTACGATATGCTACCATTCTCACCCCAAGACTTATCATTAAAATTGGACTTGCAGCCCTGCTTAGGAGTGCCTTTGCCATGATTCCACTTTTGGCCAGGTtggccttctttcctttctgccacTCCCACATCCTTTCTCATTCCTATTGTCTGCACCAGGACATGATTCGTCTTGCCTGTGCTGACACAATGTTTAATATTATATATGGGTTGATTCTGGTTATTGTGCTGTGGGGCATGGACTCTCTGGGTATTTTTGTGTCTTATATGTACATTCTGCACTCAATATTAAGAATTGCATCACGTGAGGGGAGGCTTAAGGCCCTCAACACATGTGCATCCCACATCTGTGTGGTACTCATCCTATATGTGCCGATGATTGGGCTCTCTATTGTCCATCGTTTTGCCAAACACTCCTCTCCCCTCATCCACATCTTCATGGCTCACATCTACTTATTGGTTCCACCCGTGCTTAATCCAATCATCTATAGTGTGAAGACCAAACAGATTCGCCAAGGAGTTCTCCACCTTCTTTTCCCCACAAAAATCAGTTCTACTATGATGTAG